In Strix uralensis isolate ZFMK-TIS-50842 chromosome 10, bStrUra1, whole genome shotgun sequence, a single window of DNA contains:
- the LOC141947543 gene encoding uncharacterized protein LOC141947543 yields MPGDLPCGVDGFKHITKSLFFLLFSISETPAGLIAENLLKAKEIALNDSRVPEQLKNYLQKALDVALGLDPYLDAMATSNRKASPDHSPGDAEGTETRVRLQEERASHSLNGKLVIQEYKITPDWCQIFRMFVHMIRARKILLIGKLKGYSILAIAEELPDDGKIFACAEAPYLGVNSQEAFDYSSDGKKISMRVGPMADTLEALHAEDEHFDIVFIDADQRNAVNYYSFVMDNHLLRMDAVICVENTLMKGQVYLENISDENVLAVRKLNTVINSDPRVEQIILPVQSGLSIIRRSLAPPDAVIESKVLVTDDIFWGYNRRRILDRLRLDGKVAYVTGGGQGIGRAFAHALGEAGAKVAVVDLVLAKAEAVACELSLKGIKSIALTADVSKPEDVQRIVDTIVARWGTVHIACNNAGINMNSASEDTSLEEWDKTFNVNLRGLFLCCQAAGRIMLNQGYGKIINTASMASLIVPHPQKQLAYNTSKAGVVKLTQTLGTEWIDRGVKVNCISPGIVDTPLIRSKDLRPLVRRWLGDIPAGRLARATDLQAAVVYLASEASDYMTGHNLVIEGGQSLW; encoded by the exons ATGCCGGGAGATTTGCCATGTGGTGTTGATGGGTTCAAGCATA TTACAAAATCAttgttcttccttttgttttccatttcagaaacCCCAGCCGGACTCATTGCTGAGAACCTTCTCAAAGCCAAAGAAATAGCCCTCAATGACTCTCGTGTTCCTGAACAGCTCAAGAATTACTTACAAAAAGCTCTTGATGTTGCTCTTGGACTCGACCCTTACCTGGATGCAATGGCAACTTCAAACAG aaaagctTCACCTGATCACAGCCCAGGGGATGCTGAAGGAACTGAAACCAGAGTTAGACTGCAGGAAGAACGCGCTTCTCACTCTTTGAATGGCAAGTTGGTCATCCAAGAGTATAAAATTACACCAGATTGGT GCCAAATTTTTAGAATGTTTGTTCATATGATCAGAGCCAGGAAGATTTTATTAATTGGCAAGCTTAAAGGTTACAGTATCCTTGCTATTGCAGAAGAATTGCCAGATGATGGCAAAATCTTTGCATGTGCAGAAGCACCCTATCTCGGAGTGAACAGCCAAGAAGCATTTGATTATTCTTCAGATGGTAAAAAGATAAGCATGCGAGTGGGACCAATGGCAGACACTTTGGAG gcattACATGCTGAGGATGAGCACTTTGATATAGTCTTTATTGATGCTGATCAAAGGAACGCTGTTAACTACTACAGCTTTGTCATGGATAACCACTTGCTGAGAATGGATGCAGTGATCTGTGTAGAGAATACACTCATGAAAGGACAAGTCTACCTGGAGAACATATCTGATGAAAATGTACTAGCtgtcagaaaattaaatacagtgaTTAATTCAGATCCTCGTGTTGAGCAG ATAATTTTACCTGTGCAGAGTGGGCTGAGCATCATTCGAAGGAGCCTTGCACCTCCAGATGCGGTGATTGAATCCAAGGTGT TGGTGACAGATGACATCTTCTGGGGTTACAACAGGCGCCGCATCCTTGACCGGCTGCGTTTGGATGGCAAGGTGGCCTATGTCACCGGCGGAGGGCAGGGAATTGGAAGAGCCTTTGCTCATGCACTGGGGGAAGCCGGTGCTAAAGTAGCCGTTGTGGATTTGGTCCTTGCAAAGGCAGAAGCAGTGGCGTGTGAGCTCAGCCTCAAAG GGATTAAAAGCATTGCCCTCACAGCAGATGTAAGCAAACCCGAAGATGTGCAAAGGATTGTGGATACAATTGTAGCTCGCTGGGGCACAGTTCACATTGCATGCAACAATGCGGGAATCAATATGAACTCTGCAAGTGAAGATACTTCCCTAGAAGAATGGGACAAAACTTTCAATGTTAATTTACGAGGATTATTTTTGTGCTGCCAA GCTGCAGGCCGCATTATGCTGAATCAAGGATATGGGAAGATAATTAACACAGCATCTATGGCAAGTTTAATAG TCCCGCACCCACAGAAGCAGTTGGCATACAACACCTCGAAAGCTGGGGTCGTAAAATTAACACAGACATTAGGAACTGAGTGGATTGACAGAGGAGTAAAAGTCAACTGTATTTCCCC GGGCATCGTTGACACGCCGCTCATCCGCTCCAAGGACCTGCGGCCGCTGGTGCGGCGCTGGCTGGGGGACATCCCCGCCGGGAGGCTGGCTCGGGCGACCGACCTGCAGGCTGCCGTCGTCTATCTGGCCTCTGAAGCCTCGGATTACATGACGGGTCATAATCTGGTCATTGAGGGCGGCCAGAGCCTGTGGTGA